One window from the genome of Oceanispirochaeta sp. M1 encodes:
- a CDS encoding glycosyltransferase family 4 protein: MNKNIGFISFRIAGTDGVSLEIAKWAEVLIERGNKCFYLAGELDRPAEISMVYPELHFQHPETKSIYVQCFNQKKRPEELTGALHQKRQEIKKVLYEFVKKFNLDLIIPQNAITIPLNIPLAMALTEFIAETNMPVIAHHHDFFWERKRFLTNCVWDFINSSFPPHLPNIQHVVINSSGQNQLALRTGISSTLIPNVMNFEKEPPGKDYYNSDIRDALGVKDDELLILQPTRVVQRKGIEHALEMVSRLDRKAAFVISHASGDEGFEYEKRVKDYAALLKVRAIFVDDIIMDQRGTTTDGRKIYTLQDIYPYADFVTYPSLIEGFGNAFLETLWFRKPILVNNYSIYSTDIKPKGFEVVEIDDFITDKTIEEVQFLLDNPKEVERITEKNYQLALKYYGYNTVDMKLSSLLANIYGKKELYHCVD; this comes from the coding sequence ATGAATAAAAACATTGGATTTATATCATTCAGAATCGCAGGAACCGATGGTGTAAGCCTCGAAATAGCAAAGTGGGCGGAAGTACTTATTGAGCGTGGAAATAAGTGTTTCTACCTGGCCGGAGAGTTGGACAGACCAGCCGAAATATCTATGGTATATCCGGAGCTCCATTTTCAGCATCCTGAAACAAAATCCATCTATGTACAGTGTTTTAATCAGAAAAAAAGACCCGAAGAATTGACAGGCGCTCTCCATCAGAAACGTCAGGAAATAAAAAAAGTTCTTTATGAATTTGTAAAAAAATTTAATCTCGATCTGATCATCCCCCAGAATGCCATAACAATCCCCCTCAACATTCCACTTGCCATGGCGCTCACAGAATTTATTGCAGAAACCAATATGCCTGTCATAGCCCATCACCATGACTTCTTCTGGGAAAGAAAACGCTTTCTGACCAACTGTGTATGGGATTTTATCAATTCAAGTTTTCCACCTCACCTGCCTAATATTCAGCATGTAGTTATTAACTCATCAGGACAGAATCAGCTGGCTCTCCGCACGGGTATCTCATCCACTTTGATTCCCAATGTTATGAACTTTGAAAAAGAGCCCCCTGGAAAGGATTATTACAACAGTGATATCAGGGATGCCCTTGGAGTTAAGGATGATGAACTTCTGATTCTTCAGCCCACTAGAGTTGTTCAGAGGAAGGGTATTGAACATGCCCTCGAGATGGTTTCACGTCTTGATAGAAAAGCAGCATTTGTTATCTCCCATGCATCAGGTGATGAGGGATTTGAGTATGAAAAAAGAGTCAAAGACTATGCCGCACTTCTGAAAGTCAGAGCCATATTTGTTGATGATATAATTATGGATCAGAGAGGAACAACTACTGACGGCAGAAAGATCTATACACTCCAGGATATCTATCCCTATGCAGATTTTGTAACCTACCCCTCCCTGATCGAAGGATTCGGAAACGCATTCCTCGAGACCCTGTGGTTCCGCAAACCCATATTGGTAAATAACTACTCAATCTACTCCACCGACATTAAACCCAAGGGCTTTGAAGTAGTAGAGATTGACGATTTCATCACCGACAAGACAATCGAAGAGGTTCAATTCCTTCTAGATAACCCAAAAGAGGTGGAGAGGATCACCGAAAAGAACTATCAGCTGGCTCTGAAATACTACGGATACAATACGGTAGACATGAAACTGAGCAGTCTTCTGGCTAATATTTACGGGAAAAAAGAATTATATCACTGTGTGGATTAA
- the hydG gene encoding [FeFe] hydrogenase H-cluster radical SAM maturase HydG, protein MSKQYPEFLNHSELKKLATRPEPSLMELKIIIKKAMKLKGLNTEDAAALLGVNDSAQIQSIMDAAEKAKEIIYGKRMVMFAPLYTGNHCSNNCLYCGFRKDNKEIVRRKLEQDEIAQQTRMLLKEGHKRVLLLSGESGHYPLDFLKESLKTIYSVKENGASIRRVNVEIAPLTVEQFKELKECQIGTYTCFQETYDPELYGKYHISGPKANYENRLYVMHRAMEAGVDDVGMGILFGLADHRYEVLALMKHAEELERLYNCGPHTVSVPRIEPAPGAELTENVPFPVSNDEFRKIIAVIRLSLPYTGIILSTRESEELRQELFRYGISQISAGSKTSIGGYTEEEKQNSQFALGDHRPMEEVISDMIDSGFIPSFCTGCYRKGRVGQDFMDIAKPGLIRHYCLPNGLVSFAEYLMDFAQEKTREKGFALIHKLTEEETDPVIKSNITSSLERIRGGERDIYL, encoded by the coding sequence ATGTCAAAACAATATCCGGAATTTCTGAATCATAGTGAACTGAAGAAACTGGCGACCCGCCCTGAACCATCCCTGATGGAACTGAAAATCATTATAAAAAAAGCCATGAAGCTGAAGGGGCTGAACACCGAGGATGCCGCGGCTCTGCTTGGGGTGAACGATTCTGCCCAGATCCAGAGTATTATGGATGCGGCAGAAAAAGCCAAAGAGATCATCTATGGAAAGCGGATGGTCATGTTCGCCCCCCTTTATACTGGAAATCATTGCAGCAATAACTGCCTGTACTGTGGTTTCAGAAAAGATAACAAAGAGATAGTCCGGCGAAAACTGGAACAGGATGAGATAGCTCAGCAGACAAGGATGCTCCTGAAAGAGGGACACAAGAGAGTTCTACTTCTCTCGGGAGAATCCGGACACTACCCCCTGGATTTCCTGAAGGAATCCTTAAAGACAATTTACAGCGTCAAAGAGAATGGAGCTTCTATCCGTCGTGTAAATGTGGAAATAGCACCTCTGACTGTTGAACAGTTTAAAGAGTTGAAAGAGTGCCAGATCGGAACCTATACCTGTTTCCAGGAAACTTATGATCCCGAACTCTACGGTAAATACCATATCAGCGGTCCCAAGGCAAATTATGAAAACCGGCTTTATGTGATGCACAGGGCCATGGAAGCCGGAGTTGACGATGTGGGTATGGGAATTCTTTTCGGCCTTGCTGATCACCGCTATGAAGTACTGGCCCTGATGAAACATGCCGAAGAACTGGAACGTCTTTACAACTGCGGCCCCCATACGGTGAGTGTTCCCAGAATTGAACCGGCACCGGGAGCTGAACTGACAGAAAATGTCCCCTTCCCCGTATCCAATGATGAATTCAGAAAAATCATTGCCGTGATCCGTCTCTCCCTTCCCTATACGGGAATTATCCTCTCCACCAGAGAGTCTGAAGAGCTGAGACAGGAACTCTTCCGCTATGGTATCAGCCAGATTTCCGCCGGATCAAAAACATCCATCGGTGGATATACGGAGGAAGAAAAACAGAACAGCCAGTTTGCCCTGGGAGATCACCGTCCCATGGAAGAGGTCATTAGCGATATGATTGACTCCGGATTTATCCCCTCCTTCTGTACCGGCTGTTACCGCAAAGGTCGTGTAGGACAGGATTTTATGGATATTGCCAAACCGGGACTGATCAGACATTACTGTCTGCCCAACGGCCTGGTCTCCTTTGCCGAATATCTGATGGACTTTGCACAAGAGAAGACCAGAGAGAAGGGTTTTGCATTGATTCACAAGCTCACCGAAGAAGAAACAGATCCTGTAATTAAATCTAATATAACAAGCTCCCTCGAGAGAATCCGGGGTGGTGAAAGGGATATCTACCTTTAA
- the hydE gene encoding [FeFe] hydrogenase H-cluster radical SAM maturase HydE: protein MNDKKIKALSPHEISDHYYNSSTEALSLLGGAVCRTVHGKSVLLRGLLEYTNHCSSNCLYCGIRKDNKHVHRYRIDEKLLLEAVRAGTDKGIKTFVIQGGEDSEYDNDRICRLVESIREETEGEAAVTLSCGMRTPDQYRALRTAGADRYLLRFETSDPALHKYLRNGSSLSARLKALDHIRDSGFQTGSGFMLGLPGERDETRLNNILLAQKLELDMVGIGPFIPHPQTPLKNARQRDIEMSIRGVALLRLALPEAHIPATTAAGSLQSDGRERMIAAGANVLMPNLTQVEYKKDYQLYPGKICLDESGIQCISCLSMRVRPLGRELSFDRGDAPRIRRDDAIESLV, encoded by the coding sequence ATGAATGATAAAAAAATAAAGGCACTGAGCCCCCATGAGATAAGTGATCACTATTACAACAGCAGTACCGAGGCACTCAGCCTGCTGGGGGGAGCGGTCTGCCGTACAGTTCATGGTAAATCAGTACTCCTCCGGGGACTCCTTGAATATACAAACCATTGCAGCAGCAACTGCCTCTACTGCGGTATCCGGAAGGATAACAAGCATGTACATCGCTATAGAATTGATGAAAAGTTGCTCCTTGAAGCTGTAAGAGCCGGAACAGACAAGGGCATAAAGACCTTTGTTATCCAGGGGGGAGAGGATTCTGAGTATGACAATGACAGAATCTGCCGTCTTGTTGAGTCCATCAGGGAAGAGACTGAAGGGGAAGCAGCCGTAACCCTGAGCTGCGGGATGAGAACTCCCGATCAATACAGAGCCCTCCGTACGGCAGGGGCCGACAGATACCTTCTTCGTTTTGAGACATCCGACCCCGCTCTGCATAAATATCTGCGAAACGGAAGCAGTCTCAGTGCCCGTCTTAAAGCCCTTGATCATATCAGGGATTCCGGATTCCAGACAGGAAGCGGTTTTATGCTGGGACTCCCGGGAGAAAGGGATGAAACAAGGCTGAACAATATTCTCCTGGCACAGAAACTGGAACTGGATATGGTGGGAATAGGACCTTTTATCCCCCATCCTCAGACTCCCCTGAAAAATGCCAGACAGCGGGATATTGAAATGTCAATAAGGGGTGTTGCACTACTGCGCCTTGCCCTTCCGGAGGCCCATATTCCTGCCACAACTGCCGCGGGTTCACTTCAGAGTGACGGCAGGGAGAGGATGATCGCCGCCGGTGCCAATGTACTGATGCCCAATCTTACTCAGGTGGAATATAAGAAGGATTATCAGCTCTATCCCGGGAAAATTTGTCTTGATGAGAGCGGAATACAGTGTATCAGCTGCCTCTCCATGCGGGTACGCCCCCTTGGACGGGAGCTCTCCTTTGACAGAGGGGATGCCCCCAGAATAAGAAGGGACGATGCCATAGAGAGTCTTGTATGA
- a CDS encoding lyase family protein, protein MTPLYGSETAKALKILGQGQTPRTLIKAFAEVKLAAIQAQQESSSLYPDLYFHTLCDAAREIIRGDHDKHFPLPLTQGGAGTSLHMNICEVLAALANKSTNIGNEFKAQPLEDLARFQSTNDTFSTAVILMSFRILEEMETRVIALQEGLVYRETLYQEWLMCGRTEMQDALPMTLGQLFGAWAGPVERDRWRLNKVTERLRQIPLGGTAIGTGYSAPRDYVFAAEKALRRITGLPLCRSQNLCDQVAHTDALAEAARAMGLCASNLFKWTGDLLIYSSSFLAEIPQEEQQYGSTIMPSKSNPVLIELIRGLSLDVISSSDLISRYSSEGQLQLNAYLPFMAEHMIRISENLGRALTTASELLLPALKPDRALMEKNLVNSAAMVNSLRDVLGYGTIKELLPELKKAGLNNRSELILWLKNESGIEEIKNIRNLDEHFGLQRLTTGA, encoded by the coding sequence ATGACCCCACTCTACGGATCAGAAACAGCTAAGGCATTAAAAATCCTCGGTCAAGGTCAGACACCGCGAACTCTGATCAAGGCCTTTGCTGAGGTAAAACTGGCAGCCATTCAGGCTCAACAGGAATCTTCCTCCCTCTACCCGGATCTCTACTTTCATACACTCTGCGATGCAGCCCGGGAGATAATACGGGGAGACCATGATAAACATTTCCCACTCCCCCTGACCCAGGGGGGTGCCGGAACCAGTCTTCATATGAATATATGTGAGGTGCTGGCAGCTTTGGCCAATAAAAGTACAAATATAGGAAATGAGTTCAAGGCTCAGCCTCTGGAAGATCTGGCCAGATTCCAGTCAACAAACGATACCTTCTCCACAGCTGTGATCCTGATGAGCTTCCGAATACTGGAAGAGATGGAGACCAGAGTTATCGCCCTGCAGGAGGGTTTAGTTTACAGAGAGACCCTCTACCAGGAGTGGCTTATGTGCGGGCGTACTGAGATGCAGGATGCCCTCCCCATGACCCTGGGTCAGCTCTTCGGAGCCTGGGCGGGACCAGTTGAGCGTGACAGGTGGCGACTCAACAAGGTAACAGAACGTCTCCGCCAGATTCCCCTGGGAGGGACGGCCATCGGCACAGGTTATTCTGCACCCAGAGACTATGTTTTTGCCGCGGAAAAAGCCCTGAGACGGATAACGGGTCTGCCCCTCTGCCGGAGTCAGAACCTCTGCGATCAGGTAGCCCATACAGATGCCCTGGCAGAAGCCGCCCGTGCCATGGGACTCTGTGCCTCTAACCTCTTTAAATGGACAGGAGACCTCCTGATCTATTCATCCTCCTTTCTGGCAGAAATTCCCCAGGAGGAGCAGCAATACGGTTCAACAATCATGCCTTCCAAATCCAACCCCGTGCTGATTGAACTGATCCGTGGACTCAGTCTGGATGTGATCTCCTCCTCGGACCTGATCAGCCGTTACAGCAGTGAAGGACAGCTGCAGCTTAATGCCTACCTCCCCTTTATGGCGGAACATATGATCAGGATATCAGAAAATCTCGGCAGGGCACTCACAACAGCATCGGAGCTGCTTTTACCGGCCCTGAAACCTGACAGAGCCCTTATGGAGAAAAATCTAGTCAACTCTGCGGCCATGGTAAACAGCCTGAGAGATGTTCTGGGATACGGAACAATCAAGGAGCTGCTGCCTGAACTTAAAAAAGCCGGGCTTAACAACAGAAGCGAACTGATCCTCTGGCTTAAAAATGAGAGTGGAATTGAAGAGATAAAAAATATCCGGAATCTGGATGAACACTTCGGTCTGCAACGCCTCACAACAGGAGCATAA
- the hydF gene encoding [FeFe] hydrogenase H-cluster maturation GTPase HydF → MNNSQETALAELNRIVLAGNRNAGKSSLMNNLFQKEVAIASDTPGTTTDPVTRKIELGKLGMCGITDTAGLDDLGDLGEQRVRKSRERMAGADLILFVSPADKGVTKSEEELKVWLEEMKLPWLGILSFADRERAPDKSDFFPKDRRIAVDNRESGSSLPLIKKMEGLSAEIEKEMTPVEGLVKEQDLVLLVTPIDLAAPAGRLIMPQVETIRDLLDRDCAALIVKERELYHFYKNLGIKPSLVITDSQAFHKVAADIPEDQPLTSFSLLFARKKGNPVQFIESLKVLKAFPEQGRVLVMEACSHHRQAEDLGTVKIPRLFRQMISSRVEFAHSRKMPENPADWDLVIHCGGCMTTQNVMRGRLDLFQEAGVPVLNYGLFLAWANGLLPRALEPFPDLMDVYERD, encoded by the coding sequence ATGAATAACTCACAGGAAACGGCCCTTGCCGAGCTGAATAGAATAGTACTTGCGGGAAACAGAAACGCAGGAAAATCATCACTCATGAACAATCTCTTTCAAAAAGAGGTGGCCATTGCCTCGGATACTCCCGGAACCACCACCGATCCTGTCACAAGAAAGATTGAACTGGGAAAACTGGGAATGTGCGGCATAACTGATACTGCCGGACTGGATGATCTGGGAGATCTTGGAGAGCAGAGGGTCCGCAAAAGCCGGGAAAGAATGGCCGGAGCCGACCTGATACTCTTTGTAAGCCCCGCGGATAAAGGAGTCACAAAATCAGAGGAAGAACTTAAGGTCTGGCTGGAAGAGATGAAACTCCCATGGCTGGGAATATTGAGCTTTGCTGATAGAGAAAGGGCCCCTGATAAATCCGATTTTTTCCCGAAAGACCGACGCATAGCAGTTGATAATAGAGAATCCGGCTCATCCCTCCCTCTTATAAAGAAAATGGAAGGTCTGAGCGCAGAGATTGAAAAAGAGATGACCCCCGTAGAGGGACTTGTGAAGGAACAGGATCTTGTACTCCTTGTCACCCCCATAGATCTGGCAGCACCTGCCGGGCGGCTTATCATGCCTCAGGTGGAGACAATCCGTGACCTGTTGGACCGGGACTGTGCCGCCCTGATCGTCAAGGAGAGAGAGCTCTACCATTTTTACAAAAATCTGGGAATCAAACCCTCACTTGTGATCACCGACAGCCAGGCCTTTCATAAGGTTGCAGCGGATATCCCCGAAGATCAGCCACTGACCTCATTTTCTCTCCTCTTTGCACGAAAGAAGGGAAATCCAGTCCAGTTTATAGAGAGCCTGAAGGTCTTAAAGGCTTTTCCTGAGCAGGGACGGGTCCTTGTGATGGAAGCCTGCTCACACCACAGGCAGGCGGAAGATCTTGGGACAGTAAAGATTCCCCGGCTCTTCAGGCAGATGATCTCCAGCCGGGTAGAGTTTGCTCACAGCCGTAAAATGCCTGAAAATCCCGCAGACTGGGATCTGGTAATTCACTGTGGGGGCTGCATGACGACTCAGAATGTAATGCGTGGCAGACTGGATCTGTTTCAGGAAGCTGGAGTGCCGGTGTTGAATTACGGATTGTTTCTGGCCTGGGCCAATGGGCTGCTGCCCAGGGCACTGGAGCCCTTCCCTGACCTGATGGATGTATATGAACGGGACTAA
- a CDS encoding sugar MFS transporter produces MKDMKMTTMDVASSISLTAYASSMVATPICLVALMQEMNLNLTEGGSIEVVRTLLLVGILLISGMAASRYGKTALLNSGGFLLAAGMFLYAWAPSYPVVLAAMIFVGIGGGFLEALINPLVQDLHPGNSGRYLNVVNAFFSIGVLVTVLSVGELLSRNINWRSVMIGLGVFYILIAVFFLLSSRHAHKTGQIPDNSYENPISHAKELLGKRRFWIFVLAMFCGGGVEAAYTFWSASYIQLSYDTLPRAGALGTALFASGMIVGRLASGFIKQEHLPRLILISAAGGLVFSLGFFFISSLEALMVLLFFAGLAVACFWPSIQSYAADRMEGDSTMLFILLSTAGIPGFSIIVWTMGKIGDLFGLRAAFLVIPLLFITLLVTIGAESRRKSQKAT; encoded by the coding sequence ATGAAAGATATGAAAATGACCACAATGGATGTAGCCAGCTCCATAAGTCTGACAGCCTATGCCTCCAGCATGGTGGCCACTCCGATCTGCCTTGTTGCGCTGATGCAGGAGATGAACCTGAACCTCACCGAAGGGGGAAGTATCGAAGTAGTTCGAACCCTTCTGCTGGTGGGGATTCTCCTCATAAGCGGTATGGCCGCTTCCCGCTATGGAAAAACAGCCCTTCTGAACAGCGGAGGATTTCTTCTTGCTGCGGGAATGTTCCTCTATGCCTGGGCGCCTTCGTACCCTGTGGTTCTGGCAGCAATGATTTTTGTGGGGATCGGCGGCGGTTTTCTTGAAGCCCTGATCAATCCACTGGTTCAGGATCTCCATCCCGGTAATTCGGGGCGATACCTGAATGTGGTCAATGCCTTTTTCTCCATCGGGGTCCTGGTGACAGTCCTCTCTGTGGGAGAACTGCTTTCCAGAAACATCAACTGGCGGTCAGTCATGATCGGCCTGGGAGTCTTCTATATATTAATTGCGGTTTTCTTCCTCTTGAGCAGCCGTCATGCCCATAAAACAGGGCAGATTCCAGATAACAGCTATGAAAATCCCATAAGCCATGCCAAAGAACTCCTGGGTAAAAGAAGATTCTGGATCTTTGTACTTGCCATGTTCTGCGGAGGCGGAGTGGAAGCGGCGTACACCTTCTGGAGTGCCAGCTATATTCAGCTCTCCTACGATACCCTTCCCCGCGCGGGGGCCCTGGGCACAGCCCTCTTTGCTTCGGGCATGATTGTGGGTCGTCTTGCCAGTGGATTTATCAAACAGGAGCATCTGCCACGGCTTATTCTTATCTCCGCGGCGGGAGGCCTGGTATTCAGTCTGGGCTTTTTCTTTATCAGTTCACTAGAAGCCCTGATGGTACTCCTCTTTTTCGCCGGTCTGGCAGTAGCCTGTTTCTGGCCAAGTATTCAGTCCTATGCGGCAGACAGAATGGAGGGAGACTCAACCATGCTCTTTATCCTTCTCTCAACGGCAGGGATTCCGGGCTTCTCCATAATTGTATGGACCATGGGAAAAATCGGGGACCTTTTCGGTCTGCGGGCAGCCTTTTTGGTGATACCTCTCCTCTTTATTACTCTCCTTGTGACCATTGGGGCCGAGAGCCGGCGAAAATCGCAGAAGGCAACATAA
- the hisS gene encoding histidine--tRNA ligase: protein MSKIIEPKILKGFRDSLPATEIERKRVIRLLEDNFEGYGFVPIDTPVLEYTEVLLGKGSGETDKQMYRFLDNGKRDVAMRFDLTIPFARFMAKNRSDLYLPFKRYHINKVWRGENTQKGRYREFTQCDFDIVGTDCASADFEILMMMRRSLKVLDIPSCTIHMNHRGIFNRFLDLLGLREQSEEVLRTVDKLAKIGRDEVMRILTELSSGESAEKILDFIKKEESFTATLNKMENLAGGPDDDTQRLKEIYSYIQELGLEDAFELNPSITRGLDYYTGIVYETFLDELPGIGSVCSGGRYNNLAELYTKESLPGVGSSIGLDRLMAGLAELGHTNDKNSNTGVLILNMDPTLVGYYHSLAEDFREAGINCEVYHESKKFGPQFKFAEAKGIPLAIICGSNEKEAGTVNLKNLNTRESFEGLSPKDAIQKAGEIID from the coding sequence ATGAGTAAGATAATTGAGCCCAAGATCCTGAAGGGATTCCGAGATTCCCTTCCGGCAACAGAAATTGAAAGGAAACGGGTGATCCGCCTGTTAGAAGATAACTTTGAAGGCTACGGCTTTGTACCCATCGATACACCCGTTCTTGAATACACAGAAGTACTCCTTGGAAAAGGGAGCGGAGAGACAGATAAACAGATGTACCGCTTCCTGGATAACGGCAAACGGGATGTGGCCATGCGCTTTGACCTGACCATCCCCTTTGCCCGCTTTATGGCAAAAAACAGAAGCGATCTCTACCTCCCCTTTAAACGCTACCACATCAACAAAGTATGGCGTGGTGAAAATACACAAAAAGGCCGTTACCGGGAATTTACCCAGTGCGACTTTGACATTGTAGGAACAGACTGTGCCTCAGCGGATTTTGAAATCCTTATGATGATGCGCCGCTCCCTGAAGGTTCTTGATATCCCCAGCTGTACCATCCATATGAACCACAGAGGAATCTTCAACCGATTCCTGGATCTCCTTGGTTTGCGGGAACAGAGCGAAGAAGTCCTTAGAACCGTAGACAAACTGGCCAAGATAGGCCGGGATGAAGTAATGCGGATTCTTACTGAACTCTCCAGCGGGGAAAGTGCAGAAAAGATTCTGGACTTCATTAAGAAAGAGGAGAGTTTTACAGCCACCCTTAACAAGATGGAAAATCTGGCGGGAGGACCCGACGATGATACGCAGCGTCTGAAGGAGATTTATTCCTATATTCAGGAGCTGGGCCTGGAAGATGCCTTTGAGCTGAATCCCTCCATCACCAGAGGTCTGGACTACTACACAGGAATCGTTTATGAAACCTTCCTGGATGAACTGCCCGGTATCGGCTCAGTATGTTCAGGAGGACGATATAATAACCTGGCGGAACTCTACACAAAAGAGTCCCTCCCCGGCGTGGGGAGCTCCATCGGCCTTGACCGCCTTATGGCAGGACTTGCGGAACTGGGACACACAAACGATAAAAACAGCAACACAGGAGTATTGATACTCAATATGGACCCTACCCTTGTGGGCTATTACCACAGTCTGGCAGAAGATTTCCGGGAAGCCGGAATAAACTGCGAGGTGTACCATGAATCAAAGAAATTCGGACCCCAGTTTAAATTTGCAGAGGCCAAGGGAATCCCCCTGGCTATAATCTGCGGCAGTAACGAAAAAGAAGCGGGCACGGTGAATCTCAAAAACCTGAACACCAGGGAAAGTTTTGAGGGACTGTCGCCTAAGGATGCCATACAAAAGGCAGGAGAAATCATCGATTGA